A stretch of Episyrphus balteatus chromosome 2, idEpiBalt1.1, whole genome shotgun sequence DNA encodes these proteins:
- the LOC129912436 gene encoding GLIPR1-like protein 1, translated as MSRREINTMILGHNGIRNKIAKEWDIANMNILHWSRELEKLSKYFLIDCQVRRDPCDFLVFKDITIGQNVFFSKASPGSRWVGRTIRHWYSQLGYDIKNWDQFREAEKKNISLTEITQMIWPSVEFIGCAAAKMFEGYMVTCYYHPSISKNWNVFSHGKGCTKCSRERLTCSRDFTKLCGLDVPYNIGRGLANQAVIIYLVQFIIVNIFNSF; from the exons atGTCAAGAAGAGAAATTAACACCATGATTTTGGGACATAAtggaataagaaataaaattgcgAAAGAATGGGATATTGCCAACATGAATATACTG cATTGGAGCCGGGAGCTAGAGAAATTGTCGAAATATTTTCTAATAGATTGTCAAGTCAGAAGAGATCCTTGCGATTTCTTGG TATTCAAAGACATTACAATTGGTCAGAATGTCTTCTTCTCAAAAGCTTCTCCGGGATCAAGATGGGTTGGAAGAACAATACGTCATTGGTATTCCCAATTAGGTTATGATATTAAAAACTGGGACCAATTTAGAGAAGCTGAGAAGAAAAACATTTCTCTTACAGAGATTACTCAAATGATTTGGCCATCAGTGGAGTTTATTGGATGTGCTGCAGCTAA AATGTTTGAAGGCTATATGGTAACATGTTACTATCACCCttcaatttcgaaaaattggaaTGTTTTTTCTCATGGCAAAGGATGTACTAAATGCTCTAGAGAAAGGCTTACTTGTTCGAGGGATTTCACTAAACTTTGTGGAttag ATGTTCCCTACAATATTGGACGTGGTCTTGCAAACCAAGCAGTTATTATTTATCTCGTTCAGTTtataattgtaaatattttcaattctttttaa
- the LOC129910152 gene encoding uncharacterized protein LOC129910152, producing the protein MLKCSQLKLSERRSVPKLIHSNTVGDSIVVRPCTQRNITEVPQKLSHIQNVTEKRLPPELRVISLNLEDQPNTNNDKKITRTPYRMPLFCTHFKSLKKNYQRDKKNIDENFIVRGFEVGSAATHLTSSNVESNTDDYDPDEDDLNFLRNGIQIQLTDCCQCVCDLFNSSFPISHDSHEMSYVTIETCNSLRPFRQKDLVSPTPRIETQPNNLLDPDILKVIRVTMNNKNLTDCK; encoded by the exons atgCTGAAGTGTTCACAGCTTAAACTTTCTGAAAGGAGGTCGGTCCCAAAACTGATTCATAGTAACACGGTTGGTGATTCTATAGTTGTACGGCCTTGTACTCAGCGAAATATTACTGAAGTTCCACAAAAGCTATCACACATTCAAAATGTCACAGAAAAAAG gCTACCACCAGAACTGAGAGTTATTTCATTAAACTTGGAAGACCAACCGAACACCAACAATGATAAGAAGATAACAAGAACTCCCTATAGAATGCCTTTATTTTGTACTCATttcaaaagtcttaaaaaaaattaccaacgCGATAAGAAGAATATAGATGAAAATTTCATAGTCCGTGGTTTTGAAGTAGGAAGTGCAGCTACACACCTAACCTCATCAAATGTTGAAAGCAATACCGACGATTATGATCCGGATGAAGATGATCTTAATTTCTTACGAAATGGAATACAAATCCAACTGACCGATTGTTGTCAGTGTGTTTGTGATTTGTTCAATAGCAGTTTTCCAATATCACATGATAGTCATGAAATGAGTTATGTCACGATTGAAACTTGTAATTCATTGAGACCGTTTAGACAAAAGGATTTAGTATCTCCAACACCAAGAATTGAAACACAACCAAATAATTTACTTGATCCTGATATTTTGAAAGTTATACGTGTAACaatgaataataaaaatttaacagattgtaaataa